In one Neobacillus sp. CF12 genomic region, the following are encoded:
- the opp3C gene encoding oligopeptide ABC transporter permease, which yields MDKNNLNKIPKDLFVPLVRKEDTSEKISAPSRTFMQDARRTLLGNKPAVFSLFLILLIIIMSIVGPWMNDFGSDDQDLKRAKMPPRIPVLENVSWLGFDGTLTANFEGTNVQQATNKANARFDNKKEFIDIEVINKGDGTRNSAEVKATYHIYEAKDMKDTYFWFGSDALGRDQWTRLWEGTRVSLIIAFVAALLDLVIGVSYGGISAFYGGKVDNIMQRIAEILVGIPNLVIILLMMLVLKPGIISIVIALTITGWIGMSRIVRGEVLKLKNQEFVLASRTLGTSNGTIIRKHLVPNISGIIIINTMFSVPGAIFFEAFLSFIGLGIVPPDASLGSLIDLGFDNLRLYPYMLVFPAIVISVLMIAFNIVGDGLRDAFDPKMHK from the coding sequence ATGGATAAGAATAACTTAAATAAAATACCAAAAGATTTATTTGTTCCTCTTGTTCGTAAAGAGGATACGAGTGAAAAAATATCAGCTCCAAGCAGAACGTTTATGCAGGATGCTAGAAGAACACTATTAGGTAATAAACCTGCTGTATTCAGCTTGTTCCTTATCCTATTGATTATTATTATGAGTATCGTTGGTCCATGGATGAACGACTTCGGTTCTGATGATCAGGATCTAAAGAGGGCAAAAATGCCTCCTCGTATACCCGTATTAGAAAATGTTTCATGGCTTGGTTTTGATGGTACATTAACAGCAAATTTTGAAGGAACAAATGTTCAGCAGGCTACGAACAAAGCCAATGCAAGATTTGATAATAAAAAAGAATTCATTGATATCGAAGTAATTAATAAAGGCGACGGTACCAGAAATTCTGCTGAAGTTAAAGCAACGTACCATATCTATGAAGCCAAAGATATGAAAGACACTTATTTTTGGTTTGGAAGCGATGCCTTAGGTCGTGACCAATGGACAAGACTATGGGAAGGTACACGAGTATCGTTAATCATTGCTTTTGTAGCCGCATTATTAGACCTTGTCATTGGTGTTTCTTATGGTGGGATTTCAGCATTTTATGGTGGAAAAGTCGATAATATCATGCAGCGGATTGCTGAGATTTTAGTTGGTATTCCTAACTTGGTCATTATTCTCTTAATGATGCTTGTCCTTAAGCCTGGAATTATCTCGATTGTTATTGCGTTAACGATAACAGGCTGGATTGGTATGTCCCGAATTGTCCGTGGTGAAGTGTTAAAGCTTAAAAACCAAGAGTTTGTTTTAGCTTCAAGAACATTAGGTACTTCTAATGGCACCATCATTAGAAAACACTTGGTTCCAAATATCAGTGGTATTATCATTATTAACACGATGTTTTCAGTTCCAGGAGCAATCTTTTTTGAAGCATTCTTAAGCTTTATCGGATTAGGTATTGTTCCTCCAGATGCTTCACTCGGTTCTTTAATTGACCTTGGGTTTGATAACCTCAGACTTTATCCATACATGCTTGTGTTCCCGGCAATTGTAATCTCTGTGCTTATGATTGCATTTAATATTGTCGGTGATGGTTTAAGAGATGCATTTGATCCGAAGATGCATAAATAA
- a CDS encoding ABC transporter ATP-binding protein: MSKLLEVKDLKVSFNTYNGEVHAVRGVTFDLNKGETLAIVGESGSGKSVTSNAIMRLLPEPHGFIKEGQILLEGVDLAKKTSKEMQKIRGKDISMVFQDPMSSLNPTMKIGNQIMEGLMKHQNMNRQEARKTALELLSLVGIPRPDVRINQYPHQFSGGMRQRVVVAIALACNPKILIADEPTTALDVTIQAQILELMKSIQQKTDSAIIFITHDLGVVANVADRVAVMYAGKIVEIGTVDDIFYNPKHPYTWGLIGSMPTLDSTDEELFAIPGSPPDMLNPPKGDAFAPRNQFALAIDTEMEPPMFKVSDTHYAATWLLHEDAPKIEPPAAVKHRMQGFAQTGAKGGDKK; encoded by the coding sequence ATGAGTAAATTATTGGAAGTCAAGGATTTAAAAGTATCATTTAACACCTACAATGGTGAAGTGCATGCCGTACGGGGTGTTACCTTTGACTTAAATAAAGGTGAAACATTGGCAATCGTAGGTGAATCTGGTTCTGGTAAGTCAGTAACCTCTAATGCGATTATGAGACTTCTTCCTGAACCACATGGCTTTATTAAAGAAGGTCAAATCCTTCTTGAGGGAGTAGATCTTGCTAAAAAAACGAGCAAGGAAATGCAAAAAATACGCGGAAAAGACATTTCTATGGTTTTCCAAGATCCAATGTCGTCTCTTAATCCGACAATGAAAATTGGTAATCAGATTATGGAAGGTCTTATGAAGCATCAAAATATGAACAGACAAGAAGCTAGAAAAACAGCTCTTGAACTTTTATCACTTGTTGGTATTCCAAGACCGGATGTCCGTATTAATCAATATCCACACCAATTTTCAGGCGGTATGCGTCAGCGTGTTGTGGTAGCGATTGCATTGGCATGTAATCCAAAGATCTTAATTGCGGATGAACCGACGACAGCTCTTGACGTAACCATTCAGGCTCAAATTTTGGAATTAATGAAGAGCATTCAGCAGAAAACAGATAGCGCGATTATTTTTATTACACATGATCTTGGTGTTGTTGCGAACGTGGCAGACCGTGTAGCGGTAATGTATGCGGGGAAAATTGTCGAAATTGGGACAGTAGATGATATCTTCTACAACCCTAAGCATCCGTATACGTGGGGATTGATTGGCTCGATGCCTACATTGGATAGCACAGACGAAGAATTATTTGCTATTCCTGGCAGCCCGCCAGATATGCTTAACCCTCCTAAAGGGGATGCGTTTGCTCCAAGAAATCAATTCGCATTAGCTATCGATACAGAAATGGAACCGCCGATGTTTAAAGTATCAGATACACATTATGCGGCAACATGGCTGTTACATGAAGATGCACCTAAAATTGAACCGCCTGCTGCTGTTAAGCACAGGATGCAAGGTTTTGCTCAAACAGGTGCTAAGGGCGGTGACAAAAAGTGA
- a CDS encoding ATP-binding cassette domain-containing protein: MTREKLLEVKDLQKHFAVGKKNTIKAVDGVSFDVYKGETFGLVGESGCGKSTTGRTIIRLYDATGGEVKFNGEDVHGKKNKAELLKFNRKMQMIFQDPSSSLNPRMTVLDIIAEGLDVHKLVKNEAERKQKVEELLESVGLNREHATRFPHEFSGGQRQRIGIARALAVDPEFIICDEPISALDVSIQAQVVNLLKKLQKERGLTYLFIAHDLSMVKYISDRIGVMYMGNLVELAESDELYNNPIHPYTKSLLSAIPLPDPRYERTRKRISYDPTVHDTDGEFALREVKPGHFVRCTEKELIRYKNEQK, translated from the coding sequence GTGACAAGAGAAAAATTACTTGAAGTAAAAGATTTGCAAAAACATTTTGCAGTCGGTAAAAAAAATACTATTAAGGCTGTAGATGGAGTTAGCTTTGATGTTTATAAAGGTGAAACGTTTGGATTAGTTGGTGAATCTGGATGTGGAAAGTCTACAACGGGTAGAACGATCATCCGCCTTTATGACGCAACTGGCGGCGAAGTAAAATTTAATGGTGAAGATGTTCACGGGAAGAAAAATAAAGCAGAACTGCTTAAATTTAACCGTAAAATGCAAATGATTTTCCAGGATCCATCTTCATCCTTGAATCCTCGTATGACAGTATTGGATATTATTGCCGAGGGACTTGATGTTCATAAGTTGGTGAAAAACGAGGCCGAGCGAAAGCAAAAGGTTGAAGAACTGCTAGAATCCGTAGGTCTTAACCGAGAGCATGCTACTCGTTTTCCGCATGAATTTAGTGGTGGTCAAAGACAACGGATTGGGATTGCGCGAGCACTTGCTGTTGATCCTGAGTTTATTATTTGCGATGAGCCAATCTCTGCATTGGACGTGTCGATTCAGGCACAGGTTGTTAATCTACTTAAGAAATTGCAAAAAGAACGCGGATTAACATACTTGTTTATTGCACATGACCTTTCAATGGTTAAATATATTTCCGACCGTATTGGCGTTATGTATATGGGTAACTTGGTAGAACTTGCTGAAAGTGATGAATTATACAATAATCCTATTCATCCTTATACAAAATCATTATTATCAGCTATTCCTCTTCCAGACCCAAGATATGAGCGCACTCGTAAACGTATTAGTTATGATCCTACTGTACATGATACAGATGGTGAATTTGCCCTTAGAGAAGTTAAACCAGGACATTTTGTACGTTGTACAGAAAAAGAATTAATTAGATATAAAAATGAGCAAAAGTAG